The nucleotide sequence CGCAGGATCGTCGCGCACGCAGGCATCCCCGTGCAGGTCGGCGGAGGCATCCGCACGATGGAGACCATCCGCACCTACCTCGACGCCGGCGTGGAGCGTGTGGTGCTCGGCACGACGCTCGTCACGCACCCCGAACTCGTCGCCGAGGCGTGCCGCGAGTCGTGCGAGCACATCGTGGCCGGCATCGACGCCCGCGACGGCAAGGTCGCGATCGAAGGCTGGCGCGAGGGCACCGACCACGGCGTCTACGAGCTCATCCGCGACCTGCAGGTGCTCGGCGTCGGCCGCGTGGCGTACACGGACATCTCGCGCGACGGCACGCAGACCGGCGTGAACTACGGCGCGTACCGGGCGCTCGTGGGCCAGGTGGACATCCCCGTCATCGCGAGCGGCGGTGTGTCGACGCTCGACGACATCCGCGACCTGCTCACGATCGGCCCGCAGGTCGAAGGCGTGATCGTCGGGCGCGCGCTCTACGAGCGCAGCTTCACGCTGCCCGAGGCGCTCGCCGTCGCCCGCGGCGAGGCGTAGGCGCGGCCCGGCGTGCTGATGAAGCGCGTCATACCGTGCCTCGACGTGCACGCCGGCCGCGTGGTCAAGGGCGTGAACTTCGTGAACCTGCGCGACGCGGGCGACCCGGTCGAGCTCGCCGCGGTCTACGACCGCGAGGGCGCCGACGAGCTCGTCTTCCTCGACATCACCGCCACGCACGAGGAGCGCCCGTACATGCTCGACGTGGCGACGCGCACCGCTGAGGAGGTCTTCATCCCGTACACGGTCGGCGGCGGGATGCGCTCGGCTGCCGACATCCGTGCGATGCTCGCGGCCGGCTGCGACAAGATCTCGATGAACTCGGCGGCGGTCGCGGACCCCGGCCTCATCACCGAGACGGCCCGCATCTACGGCTCGCAGTGCATCGTGGTCGCGATCGACGCCAAGCGCGCGGCGGGAGACGTCGAGCGCTGGGAGGTCTACGTCTCGGGCGGGCGCACCGCGACCGGCATCGACGCGGTCGAGTGGGCGCGGGAGGCCGAAGCGCGCGGCTCGGGCGAGATCCTGCTCACGAGCATGGACCGCGACGGCACCAAGGACGGCTTCGACATCCCGCTCACGCGGGCGATCACCCGCGCCGTCAACATC is from Actinomycetota bacterium and encodes:
- the hisA gene encoding 1-(5-phosphoribosyl)-5-[(5-phosphoribosylamino)methylideneamino]imidazole-4-carboxamide isomerase, with the translated sequence MIVFPAIDILDGRAVRLQQGRLDAVTVYNDDPVDQARQWVDGGAEWLHVVDLDGAVLGEPRNIDVVRRIVAHAGIPVQVGGGIRTMETIRTYLDAGVERVVLGTTLVTHPELVAEACRESCEHIVAGIDARDGKVAIEGWREGTDHGVYELIRDLQVLGVGRVAYTDISRDGTQTGVNYGAYRALVGQVDIPVIASGGVSTLDDIRDLLTIGPQVEGVIVGRALYERSFTLPEALAVARGEA
- the hisF gene encoding imidazole glycerol phosphate synthase subunit HisF → MLMKRVIPCLDVHAGRVVKGVNFVNLRDAGDPVELAAVYDREGADELVFLDITATHEERPYMLDVATRTAEEVFIPYTVGGGMRSAADIRAMLAAGCDKISMNSAAVADPGLITETARIYGSQCIVVAIDAKRAAGDVERWEVYVSGGRTATGIDAVEWAREAEARGSGEILLTSMDRDGTKDGFDIPLTRAITRAVNIPVIASGGAGELEHFAEAVIEADADAVLAASVFHFGEFSIRQVKESMASHGVPVRL